The proteins below are encoded in one region of Peptococcaceae bacterium:
- a CDS encoding DUF1850 domain-containing protein, with translation MAILSFIPVFMSYDLPVLTLTDAKSGAIYLTVPVKDQQRFTLGWRHSVELQPWEEDFQINQQTLHFTLVETRFRSYGAGVPALIPGTCTYELSNGFIVFKNLNQDYEKLSFIHSDYARYWLTAGKNTYTLADHMPDSAQVFLRLQKIPLCLYLFHVLSGFWAGSPA, from the coding sequence ATGGCTATATTATCCTTCATCCCGGTTTTCATGTCTTATGATCTTCCCGTTCTTACCCTTACCGACGCCAAAAGCGGCGCCATATACCTGACCGTTCCCGTTAAAGACCAGCAGCGCTTTACTCTGGGATGGCGTCATTCCGTAGAGCTGCAACCCTGGGAAGAGGATTTCCAGATTAATCAACAAACTCTTCACTTCACTTTAGTGGAAACACGCTTTCGTTCCTACGGCGCGGGAGTCCCTGCCCTGATCCCCGGTACTTGTACTTATGAATTGAGCAACGGCTTTATCGTTTTCAAGAACCTCAACCAGGATTATGAAAAGCTGTCTTTCATACATTCCGATTATGCCCGTTATTGGCTTACCGCCGGGAAAAACACCTACACGCTCGCGGACCATATGCCCGATAGCGCGCAGGTGTTTTTAAGGCTGCAAAAAATCCCGCTATGTTTATACTTGTTCCACGTTTTAAGCGGTTTTTGGGCCGGTAGCCCGGCTTGA
- a CDS encoding TRAP transporter permease, with protein sequence MNNNRDLSQEAQNRVEQVLQVYDTEARYRKFHCSCLAQTVTGLAIAMSVFHLYTAWAGPLVTLKHRALHTAVITALVFLLYPFSHKSPKGKLPVIDAIFALLAMASGLYVIAFYNDIVLRAGMPNKTDLLFALITLLLVLEGGRRIAGKELTVLAVAFLAYAYFGRYMPGFLMHRGYSIKDILDYMYLTTEGIFGIPIGVSSTYIILFILFGAFLDKSGMGQFFNDLAMALAGGSRGGPAKVAVVSSGLMGSINGSAVANVVTTGCFTIPLMKKVGYRPEFAGAVEAAASVGGQILPPVMGAAAFIMAESLGIPYVKIALAAAVPALLYYLGVIVMVHLRACKRGLRGVPKEEIPQISQVLKSRGHLIMPLIVLVYLLIKGYTPIYAAFYSIVATVIVGFLKKETRMSWRDVLKALENGARMTLSVAMSCAIVGVIVGVATLTGFGLKLASVILFVGQGNLMLTLVFAMIACLILGMGLPSIPAYIITATMAAPALSKLGIEPLVSHMFVFYFGMLANLTPPVALAAFAGAGIAGSDPARTGFQAVKLALAGFIVPYIFVYSPSLMLLNTTLFNAIVVTATAMVGVVALAAAVEGYLLTVLNPLGRLMLFCGSLCLIKPGIWTDFIGILAITLVIVWQKIEARRSSRATGPKTA encoded by the coding sequence ATGAACAACAACAGGGATTTATCCCAAGAAGCACAAAACCGGGTAGAGCAGGTGCTGCAAGTTTACGACACAGAAGCCCGGTACCGGAAATTCCACTGTTCATGTTTGGCCCAAACGGTAACCGGCCTTGCTATCGCTATGTCTGTTTTTCATTTGTATACAGCGTGGGCTGGACCGCTGGTCACTTTAAAACACCGGGCTCTTCATACGGCAGTAATAACAGCGCTTGTTTTTCTGCTTTACCCGTTCTCCCACAAAAGCCCAAAAGGAAAACTGCCCGTTATTGACGCTATTTTTGCCTTGCTTGCTATGGCCAGCGGTTTATATGTCATTGCTTTTTATAACGATATTGTACTAAGGGCGGGAATGCCTAACAAAACCGATTTGCTCTTCGCCTTGATCACTTTGCTGCTGGTCCTGGAAGGCGGCCGGAGGATTGCCGGCAAGGAGCTGACCGTTTTAGCCGTCGCTTTTCTGGCGTATGCCTATTTCGGCCGTTACATGCCCGGTTTTCTTATGCATCGCGGCTACAGCATAAAGGATATACTGGACTATATGTATTTGACTACCGAGGGAATCTTTGGCATTCCAATCGGAGTATCTTCAACCTATATCATCCTGTTCATTCTTTTTGGAGCATTTTTGGACAAATCGGGCATGGGCCAGTTTTTCAACGACCTAGCTATGGCTCTTGCCGGCGGCAGCCGGGGAGGGCCGGCGAAAGTGGCCGTTGTTTCCAGCGGCTTGATGGGATCGATCAATGGAAGTGCGGTGGCCAATGTTGTTACTACCGGGTGTTTCACCATACCGCTGATGAAAAAGGTTGGATACCGGCCCGAATTTGCCGGGGCTGTGGAGGCAGCGGCTTCGGTTGGAGGGCAGATTCTCCCGCCCGTAATGGGGGCGGCCGCTTTTATCATGGCTGAATCGCTGGGCATACCTTATGTAAAGATTGCCTTGGCAGCGGCGGTCCCCGCGCTCCTTTATTATTTAGGAGTAATCGTTATGGTACATTTAAGGGCCTGCAAACGGGGACTCAGAGGGGTGCCAAAGGAAGAGATCCCGCAGATTTCGCAGGTATTAAAATCCCGCGGGCATCTCATTATGCCCCTCATTGTGCTGGTTTATCTTTTAATAAAAGGATACACGCCCATCTATGCGGCTTTTTACTCTATCGTGGCCACCGTAATTGTTGGTTTCCTAAAAAAAGAGACCCGCATGTCGTGGCGGGATGTTTTAAAAGCCCTGGAGAACGGGGCGCGGATGACCTTGAGCGTTGCCATGTCCTGCGCTATTGTGGGTGTCATTGTAGGAGTGGCCACCTTGACGGGGTTCGGGCTTAAACTCGCTTCTGTCATACTCTTCGTTGGACAGGGAAACTTGATGTTGACCCTGGTGTTTGCCATGATCGCCTGCCTCATCCTGGGAATGGGTCTACCTTCGATTCCTGCATATATCATTACCGCCACCATGGCCGCGCCGGCATTGTCCAAACTGGGCATTGAACCCCTGGTTTCACATATGTTTGTGTTTTACTTCGGCATGTTGGCCAATCTTACCCCGCCGGTAGCCCTGGCCGCTTTCGCCGGGGCAGGGATAGCTGGCTCAGATCCGGCCAGGACAGGATTTCAAGCGGTTAAGCTGGCCCTGGCAGGTTTCATCGTTCCGTATATTTTTGTTTATTCGCCTTCGTTAATGCTGTTAAATACAACCCTGTTTAATGCCATCGTTGTTACGGCTACTGCCATGGTAGGGGTTGTTGCTCTGGCAGCGGCGGTAGAGGGATATTTATTGACTGTGCTGAACCCGCTGGGAAGATTAATGCTGTTTTGTGGATCCCTTTGCCTTATTAAACCGGGAATCTGGACTGATTTTATCGGTATCTTGGCAATCACTCTGGTCATTGTATGGCAAAAAATTGAAGCAAGGCGTTCAAGCCGGGCTACCGGCCCAAAAACCGCTTAA
- a CDS encoding TAXI family TRAP transporter solute-binding subunit: MKKLLGLLVIAAFAVMAITGCGGGANKNSQPRTASKEPVLITIVTGGSSGPYFALGGAVAKLFNENIPGAKASVQSTGASAVNCTLLGEKKAELAFAMNDVVSYAYTGTEVFKDKGAVKNLRGMAALYPNYVQLIALEKSGIKSVADLKGKRVGVGAPGSGTEVNARQVLEAYGITYKDIKPDYLSYAESIEQMKNGSVDAAFQTSGLPNSTILDLCTTHDVRIIPIEPKTVEKLAEKYPFYTSVSIPGGTYDNKEDVPTAAVTSILVVRDDMPEDLVYNMTKIVFENLGDLVSTHSAAKDIKLEKAKKGIPVPLHPGAEKYFKEKGVN, from the coding sequence TTGAAAAAGCTTCTAGGATTACTGGTGATTGCCGCGTTTGCTGTTATGGCTATTACCGGATGCGGCGGAGGTGCCAATAAAAATTCGCAGCCCAGGACGGCTTCAAAAGAGCCGGTGTTAATCACCATTGTTACCGGCGGAAGTTCAGGCCCGTATTTTGCCCTGGGCGGCGCTGTGGCCAAGCTATTTAACGAGAATATTCCCGGAGCGAAAGCTTCCGTGCAGTCAACCGGGGCCTCTGCCGTCAACTGCACACTGCTTGGAGAAAAGAAGGCTGAGCTTGCGTTCGCCATGAATGACGTGGTTTCTTACGCTTACACAGGTACAGAGGTTTTCAAGGACAAGGGCGCCGTAAAGAATTTGCGCGGCATGGCCGCTCTTTATCCTAATTATGTCCAGTTGATTGCGTTGGAAAAATCAGGAATCAAGTCTGTTGCCGATTTAAAAGGTAAAAGAGTGGGAGTAGGAGCGCCGGGCAGCGGTACGGAAGTCAATGCCCGTCAGGTGCTGGAGGCCTACGGAATCACTTATAAAGACATTAAACCTGACTATTTGTCTTATGCCGAGTCAATCGAACAAATGAAAAACGGGTCGGTAGATGCGGCCTTCCAGACTTCCGGGCTTCCAAACTCTACAATCCTTGACCTGTGCACTACCCATGATGTCAGGATAATACCCATAGAACCCAAGACGGTTGAGAAACTGGCCGAAAAATACCCCTTTTATACATCCGTTTCTATCCCGGGCGGTACATATGACAATAAAGAGGATGTACCGACGGCTGCTGTTACAAGCATTCTTGTTGTCAGGGACGATATGCCGGAGGACCTGGTTTATAACATGACCAAGATAGTCTTTGAGAACCTGGGCGATCTTGTCAGCACTCACTCTGCAGCCAAGGACATCAAGCTGGAAAAGGCGAAGAAAGGCATACCTGTTCCCCTGCATCCCGGCGCGGAAAAATACTTTAAGGAAAAGGGCGTCAATTAA